GCTCCCTCCTCCTCGGCGCGATTCGACGGGCCCTCACCAGCGGCGACGATGACACCCCAGACACCCCCTCGGGCCTCTTCTCTTTCCGCAACGGCCTGCAGACGCTCCCCAACGCACTGGCCGACGCGCTCGGCGATCGCGTCCACCTGAACGCTCCCGTCCACGCCCTCACGCACGACGGCACTGCGTGGCAGGCGACGGTCTCCCCCGCCGACGCCCCCTCGCACACTCGCTCCTTCGACGCCCTCGTCTGTACCGTCCCGCTCCATCGGCTTGCCGAGATGGAGCTCGACACCTCCGTCGACCTCTCGCCCCTCAGAGAGGTCGACTATCCCCCGCTCAGCGTGCTCGCCCTCGGCTATGAGCGGGACGCCATCGACCACCCCCTCGACGGGTTCGGGATGCTCGTGCCCCCTGTAGAGGACACACTGGACATCCTCGGGTCCATCTTTTCCTCGACGCTCTTTCCCGGCCGCGCCCCGGAGGGGCACGTGCTCCTCACCACCTTCGTCGGCGGCGCACGCGCCCCGCGCCATGCGACGTCCGACGCGGCAGCCCTCCAGGACCGCGTGGCCCGCGACCTGGATTCGCTGCTCGGCGTGGATGCCTCCCCGGTCTTTCGGCGTCTCGTCCACTGGCCCCGCGCCATTCCGCAGTACGAGCTCGGGTATGGGGCGGTCAAAGATACGTTTGATGCCTTAGAGGCGGCCCATCCTCGGCTTGCCTTCGCCGGCAACTACCGGGCGGGCGTGTCGGTGGGCGATGCGCTCACGTCCGGCCTGGAGGCGGCCGACCGCCTGCTCGAGGCGGACGAGCGAGCCGCGCAACCTCACTGACGCCGCGCATCGGTCGCTCCCGTCTCGGCGGCTAGTTGCCGTACCAGCCGACGCTTCACGACCGGCAGGAGCGTTTCCTGATACGGAACGTCGCGGTCGGTTTTTGAAACGTACGTGGCCGGATTGGGGAGGTCGCGACGTTCTTCGATGAGCTGGAGCTTGATCGTCGACGGATTCGTGTCCACGTCTCCTTCCGGGACGGTCTTGCAGTGGACCGTTTTCAGGGCGCGGTGGGTCTCTCCTTCCCCCTCAATGAGCGATAACGTGTAGCGGAGGACGTGGAGCTCTTCGTCGTGCCGGTGTGGCACCATGAGATATCCCTCCTGCATGTAGGACGGCATGATGCCCACCGTCTCGAGCTCCAAGTCGTCCTCCACCTGCTCGTAGACGGCCTTTCCTTCCTCAATGACCTCTCGGATGTGGGGCAGCGCCCACCGGATCAGGTCCTCCACATCGGCCATCTCACACCCGTCGAGGTCCGGCCACTCGTAGGTGAGGGTTTTTTTCTCCCAATCGACGCCCGCGATGCGGCCGGTGTCGGGCGTGCGGAAATTTTCCGTCCGGTTCAGGACGGTCGTGAGCGCGCCATGCAGCTCCACGAGACGACCGAGGTGGGGGTAGACGCGCTGCTCGTCAAACGCGGAGCGGGCCCTCTCCAACCCCGCGAGCACCTTGTACTGGGTGCGCTCAACATCCTCGACGGCACTGGTGAACAGGTTGAGGCTGAGAGGATCCATGTGACTGGGTCTGAACGCGTGAATATGAAGCGACGGACAACGTTATGCATAGAAACTATGCACTTGGTCGTCAATCGCCCAAAAACCATTCCGGTTCAGCACCGTCCCGGGTCACTCCGGACGCATCTGCTCCATGAGGGCCTTCACCTGACGGCGGGGCATGCGGGTGAATGTGTTGAACTGTCCCCCCGCGGACAGGGCCTCTCCGCCGTCGAACGTGACAACCTCACCGTTCATGAACGCGGACAGGTCACTGAGCAGGAAGCTGGCCAGGGTGGCCAGTTCTTCGGGCTCCCCGAATCGACGCACCGGGATGCGCTCCCGCATTTTCTGCTCCAGGTCCTCGTCGGGCACGAGCCGGTCCCACGCCCCTTCGGTCGGAAATGGGCCAGGGGCAACGGCGTTGAGGCGAATCTCCTCGCTTCCCCATTCCGCCGCCAGCGAGCGCGTCATGGCGACGACACCGGCCTTCGACATGGCGCTGGGGACCACGTAGGCGCTGCCCGTCTCCGCGTAGGTGGTGGCGATGGAGAGCACAACACCCTCCACGCCCCGCTCCAGCCACCGCTGCCCGCAGGCCTGTGTGCAGTAGAACGACCCGTACAGGTTCGTCTTTACAATGGCGTCGAAGCCGTTCGGGGAAATGTCTTCCGTCGGCGCCAGGAAGTTGGCCGCGGCGTTGTTGACCAGCCGCGTCACGGGGCCCTGCCGGTCCTCGGCCTCTTCGAAGAAGGCCTGCACGGCTTCGTGGTCGCGAACGTTGCACTGAATGCCCTCCGCGGCGCCCCCTGCCTCTTCAATGTCGCTCACCGTCTCGGCTAGCGGATCGGGGCGGCGTCCGTTGATCGTCACGGTTGCCCCCAGGTCGGCGAATTGGAGGGCCATCGCGCGCCCCAGACCGGTCCCGCCCCCGGTGACAACGACATGCTGATCGGCGAGGAGGTCGGGCGCAAAAGAATCGGACATAATGAGAGATGGGGGAGTGCGTTCACGTGAGAACCGAGAGGTACAGTCCGTATGCCGGAGCACCTACGCCGGTTCGTGCGCCCCCGAGGGGTCGGCGGTCTCCGACTCGTCTCCGTCCGCCGCGTCGGGGGCCCCGTCCCCCCGCGGGCGCGGCGCTGCACCCTCTACATCCTCCGCCGT
This is a stretch of genomic DNA from Salinibacter grassmerensis. It encodes these proteins:
- the hemG gene encoding protoporphyrinogen oxidase translates to MPNVGIVGAGISGLAAAHRLQQHGLSVQVLEASGHAGGVIRSESSDGFLVEHGPNSIRAGAAALETLIDALDLHEERVWANDAADTRYVVRDGRPTPLPRSVGSFLTTDLFSTRAKLRLLAEPFIGRAAADEESVARFTERRLGPEVLNYAVAPFVGGVFAGTPEDLSVQHAFRRLTELEEESGSLLLGAIRRALTSGDDDTPDTPSGLFSFRNGLQTLPNALADALGDRVHLNAPVHALTHDGTAWQATVSPADAPSHTRSFDALVCTVPLHRLAEMELDTSVDLSPLREVDYPPLSVLALGYERDAIDHPLDGFGMLVPPVEDTLDILGSIFSSTLFPGRAPEGHVLLTTFVGGARAPRHATSDAAALQDRVARDLDSLLGVDASPVFRRLVHWPRAIPQYELGYGAVKDTFDALEAAHPRLAFAGNYRAGVSVGDALTSGLEAADRLLEADERAAQPH
- a CDS encoding SDR family oxidoreductase is translated as MSDSFAPDLLADQHVVVTGGGTGLGRAMALQFADLGATVTINGRRPDPLAETVSDIEEAGGAAEGIQCNVRDHEAVQAFFEEAEDRQGPVTRLVNNAAANFLAPTEDISPNGFDAIVKTNLYGSFYCTQACGQRWLERGVEGVVLSIATTYAETGSAYVVPSAMSKAGVVAMTRSLAAEWGSEEIRLNAVAPGPFPTEGAWDRLVPDEDLEQKMRERIPVRRFGEPEELATLASFLLSDLSAFMNGEVVTFDGGEALSAGGQFNTFTRMPRRQVKALMEQMRPE